One Mangifera indica cultivar Alphonso chromosome 4, CATAS_Mindica_2.1, whole genome shotgun sequence genomic region harbors:
- the LOC123213200 gene encoding serine/threonine-protein kinase ATR: protein MANNLSSLVHELRERIAASSSTQSSTCNQNDDALESRFRAVLPNLLHAYVVPSPSSNEREVVAVLKLVSHTARNFPGVFFHGKAAAVLPVIGRILPFFAEPAFRFQHGVIFETVASLLSLLRTGARDAYRLLFVDAMLAIEDISYIASLDTDGSSITESTKLTLKCFLESFCGVSSDPISLCDLPASNKPIDGPGILINLLGKRRWQSFAAWIIKLLSKCLTEGTLYLEGLINLSFVSAACSLLCYGDADLQMACFDFVRIMISVICYDIIPHENLILSIATILSEDKEGLPVFRNVDYDSSIGACLAALHSSCPDAVVKLTASALVNIFPQSLSRTKSQELRVALCSVYTRIAKACPPHVWRPESLVHTLCSSEPCFPLINCFQVALSVLGPDRVGEKTANNVSLDLLTSGDNSTENWKVGEKRLVCSVNAFKVKRQKIDGEHIVSDDKVMVEHQPTNIFNCEGEEEYADYMCASLFSFVECLESPSIKPSALSPDVALTALSMLCIAFSIYPQNDISLCIFHQMTAWIPWINEQAKQGSLITLDISIYLEGIHHILLSQSPFIETELFKNKVDGGDLLNMVLKLPWTQPIVVSEPHPPWKTKCTAVRVFSKLGHSFTTESDFEILDLACCDESEEVRIEAIICLPVVVLWSGLNVLPHIFKRLEVLGKDEHEKVKKIFSLSLGFLSCLYGSCSCVEGLDKNTCKLFFSIEDEKLNQTAGYLLQGFWCSKCDIKSERNHDLTSRIMNLSDMQSKDIAFSCDYINLLSLYFDLLYDQSSEEVQLACVRVIRRILVHGTRDVLLKTRSKWIKCIRFLLLNRKKAIREAFCLQISSFLEDTVLSCLFLDEDASSKECQFLDIIKNALTAADDPQIFETLLESIAEVMMAVDIHSQLYFLSLILLLEQLDNSHTTVRMSASRLIHKSCYFHVKGGFERLISKAVLVRNELFNYLCVKLASRPKMVREFAEAVFGFETEELLKKMIPVVLPKLVVSQQDSDEAVGILYELAKCLNTDMVPLIVNWLPRVLAYALHQADDRGLLSALEFYRRQTGSDNQEIFAAALPALLDELICFLDGGDSDEISKRLARVPQMIRKVAVVLTGSEDLPGFLRHHFVGLLNSIDRKMLHAEDFSLQKQALKRIEMLIKMMGSHLNTYLPKVLVLLLHAIGKESLQCEGLSVLHFFIEQLATVSQSSMKHVISQVFAALIPFLERDKDNPSIILNQVVKILEELVLKNKAILRQHIHEFPLLPSIPALTEVNRAIQEARGSMTLKDQLRDVVDGLNHENLNVRYMVACELSKLLKIRNENVTALINGETGSEMDVLSSLITSLLRGCAEESRTTVGQRLKLICVDCLGALGAVDPAKVKGFPCQRFKIECSDDDLIFELIHKHLVRAFRAAPDTIIQDSAALAIQELLKIAGCEASLDENSAASMSQVLKDKESLKRATSCNRSSDNIYEMNVRGQRLWDRFSNYVKEILAPCLTSRFQLPNVSDSASTGPIYRPSMSFRRWIFFWTKKLTVHATGSRASIFNACRGIVRHDMQTAIYLLPYLVLNAVCHGTEEAREGITLEILSVLDAAACENSGAAVHGISGGQSEVCIQAIFTLLDNLGQWVDDVEQELALSRSLRSATSRPQASKSKDPTPTYLANQDQLLVQCKYVSELLNVIPKVTLAKASFRCQAYERSLMYFESHVRRKSGSFNPAAEKSGTFEDEDVSFLMEIYSCLDESDGLSGLARLRKLLSSQDMLLINKKAGNWAEVLTSCEQALQMDPTSVQRHSDVLNCLLNMCHLQAMVTIVDGLISRIPKYNKTWCMQGVQAAWRLGRWDLMNEYVSGADEEGLLCSSSESNATFDMDVAKILQAMMKKDHFSVAEKIALSKQALIAPLAAAGMDSYTRAYPFIVKLHLLREIEEFHALLVNDSFLEKSFHLGDMKFSNVIDNWENRLRFTQPSLWAREPLLAFRRMVFGASGLGPQVGNCWLQYAKLCRLAGHYEIANRAILEAQASGAPNVHMEKSKLLWRFKRSDGAIDELQKYLLNMPVEVVGSAAISSITSLSLVPSNPPPLLCDNQTLNEKRDIAKTLLLYSRWIHYTGQKQKEDVISLYSRVRELQPTWEKGYFYMAKYCDDVLVDARKRQEENTELGPRMVPSNSAVFTSVNTDIEKHWWSYLPDVLLFYAKGLHRGHKNLFQALPRLLTLWFDFGSIYQRNGWSSNKDLKSVHMKLMSIMRGCCKDLPPNQWLTVLPQLVSRICHQNEEVVRLVKHIITLVLRQYPQQALWIMAAVSKSTVPSRREAAAEIIQAARKGFSQGNSGNNLFDQFACLIDHLIKLCFHTGQSKAKTINISTEFSALKRMMPLGIIMPTQLSLSVSLPTYKVNLDESLSSNIFSTSDLPTISGIADEAEILSSLQRPKKIVLLGSDGTERPFLCKPKDDLRKDARMMEFTAMINRLLSKYPESRRRKLYIRTFAVIPLTEDCGMVEWVPHTRGLRHILQDIYISCGKFDRQKTNPQIKRIYDQCQGKMPEDEMLKTKILSMFPPVFHKWFLTTFSEPAAWFRARVAYAHTTAVWSMVGHIVGLGDRHGENILFDSTTGDCVHVDFSCLFDKGLELEKPELVPFRLTQNMIDGLGITGYEGIFLNSCEITLQVLRTHRETLMSVLETFIHDPLVEWTKIHKSSGVEVQNPRAQRAINSIQARLQGVVVGVGAAPSLPLGVEGQARRLIAEAVSHTNLGKMYIWWMPWF from the exons ATGGCGAACAATCTTTCGAGTCTAGTGCACGAGCTTCGAGAACGCATAGCAGCATCTTCATCAACTCAATCAAGCACTTGTAACCAAAACGACGACGCTTTAGAATCCAGATTTCGCGCTGTTCTCCCCAATCTTCTCCACGCCTACGTCGTTCCCTCTCCTTCTT CCAATGAGAGAGAGGTGGTTGCTGTATTGAAGCTCGTTTCTCATACAGCTAGAAATTTTCCCGGAGTTTTTTTCCACGGTAAAGCTGCTGCTGTTTTACCTGTCATTGGTCGAAtacttcctttctttgctgAACCTGCATTTCG GTTTCAGCATGGAGTGATTTTTGAAACAGTTGCATCACTGCTATCCTTGCTTCGTACTGGAGCAAGAGATGCATATCGTCTTCTTTTTGTTGATGCCATGCTGGCAATTGAAG ATATTTCGTATATTGCATCACTGGATACTGATGGTTCAAGCATTACTGAATCCACCAAGTTGACTTTAAAGTGCTTTCTTGAGTCATTTTGTGGAGTTTCCAGTGATCCAATTTCCCTATGTGATCTCCCAGCTAGTAATAAACCAATTGATGGCCCTGGTATCTTAATCAACCTCTTGGGTAAAAGGAGGTGGCAATCTTTTGCTGCTTGGATTATTAAGCTTCTTAGCAAATGCTTAACTGAAGGAACTTTGTATCTAGAAGGTCTGATCAATCTATCATTTGTATCAGCTGCATGTTCTCTCTTATGTTATGGAGATGCTGATCTGCAAATG GCATGTTTTGACTTTGTGCGCATCATGATATCGGTTATATGTTATGACATCATCCCTCATGAGAATTTAATCTTGTCAATAGCCACCATATTGAGTGAGGACAAGGAGGGACTTCCTGTATTCAG GAATGTGGATTATGATTCCTCCATAGGTGCTTGCCTGGCAGCACTGCACTCTAGTTGTCCTGATGCTGTTGTAAAGTTGACAGCTAGTGctttagtaaatatttttccTCAGTCACTGTCTCGAACCAAAAGCCAGGAGCTCAGG GTTGCTTTGTGCAGTGTATACACACGGATTGCTAAAGCTTGCCCTCCGCATGTCTGGAGGCCTGAATCTCTTGTACATACTCTTTGTTCATCAGAACCTTGCTTTCCATTGATTAATTGCTTTCAAGTAGCTCTCTCTGTTCTTGGTCCTGATCGTGTTGGAGAGAAGACAGCAAATAATGTTAGTCTAGATCTATTAACATCAGGTGATAATTCAACTGAAAACTGGAAAGTTGGAGAAAAAAGGCTTGTCTGCAGCGTAAATGCTTTCAAGGTCAAACGCCAAAAAATAGATGGGGAGCATATTGTTTCTGATGATAAAGTGATGGTGGAGCATCAGCCTACTAATATCTTTAATtgtgaaggagaagaagaatatgCAGATTATATGTGTGCGTCACTCTTTTCATTTGTTGAATGTTTGGAGTCTCCCTCTATCAAACCAAGTGCTCTGAGCCCAGATGTTGCATTAACTGCTCTTAGCATGCTTTGCATTGCTTTCTCTATATATCCTCAGAACGATATATCACTTTGCATCTTCCACCAGATGACTGCATGGATTCCCTGGATAAATGAGCAG GCAAAGCAGGGAAGTCTGATTACACTTGATATTTCTATCTACTTGGAAGGAATTCACCACATCTTGCTTTCACAAA GCCCCTTCATTGAGACTGAGCTTTTCAAAAATAAAGTTGATGGTGGGGATCTTCTAAACATGGTGCTAAAGCTTCCATGGACACAGCCTATTGTGGTTTCAGAACCTCACCCTCCTTGGAAAACAAAATGTACTGCTGTTCGAGTTTTCTCCAAACTTGGCCACAGTTTCACTACTGAAAGTGATTTTGAAATCTTGGACTTGGCTTGTTGTGATGAATCTGAGGAAGTAAGAATTGAAGCTATCATTTGTTTACCAGTGGTAGTCTTGTGGTCTGGTCTTAATGTATTACCACATATCTTCAAGAGGCTGGA GGTTTTGGGGAAAGATGAGCAtgaaaaagttaagaaaatattttctttatctcttgGGTTTTTATCATGCCTTTATGGATCTTGTAGTTGTGTTGAGGGTTTGGATAAAAACACttgcaaattattttttagcatCGAAGATGAGAAACTGAATCAGACAGCTGGCTATTTACTACAAGGTTTCTGGTGTTCTAAGTGTGACATAAAATCTGAGCGCAATCATGACCTAACTTCGAGAATCATGAATCTTTCTGATATGCAGAGCAAGGACATTGCCTTCAGTTGTGATTACATTAATCTTCTGTCTTTATATTTTGATCTTCTTTATGACCAGTCTTCAGAAGAGGTTCAACTTGCCTGTGTGAGAGTTATTCGACGGATACTTGTTCATGGGACTAGAGATGTTCTGCTTAAAACAAGATCTAAATGGATTAAATGCATCAGATTTCTGCTCCTTAACAGAAAGAAGGCTATAAGAGAAGCCTTCTGCCTTCAGATTAGTTCCTTCCTTGAGGACACTGTTTTGAGTTGTTTATTTTTGGATGAAGATGCATCAAGTAAGGAATGCCAGTTtttggatataataaaaaatgccTTGACAGCAGCTGATGATCCCCAGATCTTTGAGACTCTTTTGGAATCTATAGCTGAAGTTATGATGGCTGTTGATATTCACAGCCAACTTTACTTTCTTTCTCTAATATTGTTGCTTGAACAGCTTGACAATTCTCACACAACGGTGAGGATGAGTGCATCAAGGTTAATACACAAATCTTGCTACTTTCATGTGAAAGGAGGATTTGAACGACTAATTTCAAAAGCAGTTCTTGTTCGTAATGAGCTGTTTAATTACCTATGTGTGAAGCTTGCAAGCCGTCCAAAAATGGTCAGAGAGTTTGCAGAGGctgtttttggttttgaaacTGAAGAACTTCTCAAGAAAATGATTCCTGTAGTTCTTCCAAAGCTTGTGGTGTCTCAGCAGGATAGTGATGAAGCGGTTGGCATCTTATATGAGTTGGCCAAGTGTTTGAACACTGATATGGTGCCATTGATAGTGAATTGGCTACCAAGAGTGCTTGCATATGCTCTCCATCAAGCAGATGACCGTGGATTACTCTCAGCTTTGGAGTTTTACCGCAGACAGACTGGGTCTGACAACCAAGAAATCTTTGCAGCTGCATTACCTGCACTTTTGGATGAACTTATTTGTTTTCTTGATGGTGGTGATTCTGATGAGATAAGCAAAAG GTTAGCCAGAGTACCACAGATGATAAGGAAAGTTGCTGTAGTTCTGACTGGTTCTGAAGATCTTCCAGGCTTTCTGAGGCATCATTTTGTTGGTCTTCTCAATAGTATTGACAGGAAAATGCTTCATGCAGAGGATTTTTCACTGCAGAAACAAGCTTTAAAACGTATTGAGATGCTGATAAAAATGATGGGTTCACACCTTAATACATATCTTCcaaaagtacttgttcttcttttgCATGCCATTGGTAAAGAATCACTTCAGTGTGAGGGTCTATCTGTCTTGCATTTTTTTATTGAGCAATTGGCAACAGTATCTCAATCTAGCATGAAGCATGTTATTTCTCAAGTTTTTGCTGCTCTTATTCCATTCTTGGAGAGAGATAAAGATAATCCCTCTATAATTTTGAATCAAGTGGTTAAAATATTAGAAGAGCTTGTGTTAAAGAACAAGGCTATCTTGAGGCAGCATATTCATGAGTTCCCTTTGTTGCCTAGTATTCCTGCTCTTACAGAAGTGAATAGAGCCATACAAGAAGCACGCGGGTCAATGACTTTGAAGGATCAATTACGTGATGTTGTTGATGGTCTGAATCATGAGAACTTGAATGTGAGGTACATGGTAGCATGTGAGTTGAGTAAGTTGTTGAAAATAAGAAATGAGAATGTTACTGCTTTAATCAATGGTGAAACAGGTTCAGAGATGGATGTTTTGAGCTCTCTGATCACTTCTTTACTTAGAGGATGTGCAGAAGAATCAAGGACTACAGTGGGTCAGCGGCTAAAGTTGATATGTGTTGATTGCCTTGGAGCATTGGGAGCCGTTGACCCTGCCAAAGTAAAGGGTTTTCCATGCCAACGCTTTAAAATTGAATGTTCAGATGATGACCTTATTTTTGAGTTGATTCACAAGCATCTGGTTAGGGCTTTCAGAGCTGCACCTGATACCATCATTCAGGATTCAGCTGCATTGGCTATACAAGAGCTCTTAAAAATTGCGGGTTGTGAAGCATCATTGGATGAGAATAGTGCTGCTTCCATGTCTCAAGTGTTGAAGGATAAAGAATCTTTGAAAAGGGCCACATCTTGCAATAGAAGTTCTGATAATATTTATGAGATGAATGTAAGGGGTCAAAGATTGTGGGATCGGTTCTCTAATTATGTGAAAGAGATATTAGCCCCTTGTTTAACCTCTAGATTTCAACTTCCAAATGTGTCTGATTCTGCATCTACTGGTCCAATTTATCGTCCTTCTATGTCATTCAGAAGATGGATATTTTTTTGGACTAAAAAACTGACTGTGCATGCAACTGGATCCCGTGCTAGCATCTTTAATGCATGTCGAGGCATAGTGCGCCATGATATGCAAACTGCAATATATCTCCTGCCATATTTAGTTCTTAATGCTGTCTGTCATGGCACTGAGGAGGCACGTGAAGGGATTACACTAGAAATCTTATCTGTTCTTGATGCTGCGGCATGTGAGAATAGTGGAGCTGCAGTTCATGGAATCAGTGGTGGGCAAAGTGAAGTTTGCATTCAAGCTATCTTCACTCTTCTTGATAATCTTGGGCAATGGGTGGATGATGTTGAACAAGAATTAGCTCTTTCACGGTCATTACGATCGGCCACTTCTAGGCCCCAAGCATCCAAGTCAAAGGATCCAACCCCAACTTATTTGGCCAATCAGGATCAACTCCTTGTTCAATGTAAATATGTTTCAGAACTTTTAAATGTGATTCCAAAGGTAACCCTTGCCAAGGCTTCCTTCAGGTGTCAGGCTTATGAAAGGTCTTTAATGTATTTTGAATCTCATGTGCGCAGAAAGTCAGGTTCCTTCAACCCTGCAGCTGAAAAGAGTGGCACCTTTGAGGATGAAGATGTTTCTTTTCTAATGGAAATATATAGCTGTCTTGATGAGTCTGATGGTCTATCTGGATTGGCGCGTTTACGTAAATTATTAAGTTCACAAGATATgctcttaataaacaaaaaagcaGGAAACTGGGCCGAAGTCTTGACTTCTTGTGAACAAGCCTTGCAGATGGATCCAACTTCTGTTCAGAGGCATTCAGATGTCCTTAATTGTTTACTTAACATGTGCCATCTTCAAGCCATGGTCACTATTGTTGATGGTCTGATTTCTAGGATaccaaaatacaataaaacatgGTGCATGCAAGGTGTGCAGGCAGCATGGAGGCTTGGAAGATGGGATTTGATGAATGAGTATGTTAGTGGGGCTGATGAAGAAGGTTTACTTTGTAGTAGTTCTGAGAGTAATGCTACCTTTGACATGGATGTAGCAAAGATTCTTCAGGCAATGATGAAGAAAGATCATTTCTCAGTTGCTGAAAAAATTGCACTATCTAAACAAGCTCTAATTGCTCCATTGGCTGCTGCAGGCATGGATTCTTATACACGGGCTTATCCTTTTATTGTAAAGCTTCATCTACTAAGGGAGATAGAAGAGTTCCATGCTTTACTTGTAAATGACTCATTCTTGGAGAAATCTTTTCATCTAGGTGATATGAAATTCTCAAATGTAATTGATAATTGGGAAAACCGACTCAGGTTTACTCAACCTTCACTTTGGGCTAGAGAGCCACTGTTGGCTTTTCGGAGAATGGTATTTGGTGCTAGTGGTCTTGGACCTCAAGTTGGAAATTGTTGGCTTCAATATGCAAAGCTCTGCCGCTTGGCTGGTCATTATGAGATTGCAAATCGAGCAATTCTAGAAGCTCAAGCTTCTGGTGCACCTAATGTTCACATGGAAAAGTCCAAGCTTCTTTGGAGGTTTAAACGATCTGATGGAGCCATCGATGAGTTGCAAAAGTATCTCCTCAACATGCCTGTTGAAGTTGTTGGCTCTGCTGCAATATCATCCATTACAAGCCTTTCACTTGTTCCATCAAACCCACCTCCTTTACTTTGTGATAATCAAACTTTGAATGAGAAAAGAGATATCGCAAAGACCCTTCTCCTTTATTCTCGGTGGATTCATTACACTGGGCAGAAGCAGAAGGAAGATGTAATTAGTCTTTATTCCAGGGTGAGGGAACTGCAACCCACATGGGAAAAAGGATACTTTTACATGGCCAAGTATTGTGATGATGTGCTTGTTGATGCTAGGAAACGTCAAGAAGAGAATACCGAGCTAGGCCCCAGGATGGTGCCATCAAATTCTGCTGTGTTTACTTCTGTGAACACAGACATTGAGAAGCATTGGTGGTCTTACCTACCTGACGTTCTGTTATTCTATGCAAAGGGACTCCATAGAGGCCACAAAAATCTGTTCCAAGCTCTTCCAAGGTTGTTAACCTTATGGTTTGACTTTGGGAGTATTTATCAAAGAAATGGCTGGTCCTCTAATAAAGATTTGAAAAGTGTCCATATGAag TTAATGAGTATTATGAGGGGCTGTTGCAAGGATTTGCCTCCAAACCAATGGTTAACAGTGTTGCCTCAGTTAGTTTCCAGAATTTGCCACCAGAATGAAGAAGTTGTTCGGTTGGTTAAACACATCATCACCTTGGTTCTTCGGCAGTACCCACAACAAGCCTTATGGATTATGGCAGCAGTTTCAAAATCCACAGTTCCTTCTAGAAGGGAGGCAGCTGCAGAAATCATACAAGCTGCACGGAAGGGATTTAGCCAAGGAAATAGTGGAAACAATTTGTTTGATCAGTTTGCTTGCCTGATTGATCATTTGATCAAATTGTGCTTTCACACAGGGCAGTCAAAAGCAAAGACAATTAATATCTCAACAGAATTCAGTGCCTTGAAAAGGATGATGCCGTTGGGGATAATTATGCCTACTCAACTATCCCTTTCTGTTAGTCTACCAACATACAAAGTTAATCTCGATGAATCACTTTCCTCTAATATCTTTTCTACCTCTGATCTTCCTACAATATCAGGAATAGCTGATGAGGCTGAAATTCTTTCATCTCTTCAGCGACCTAAAAAG ATTGTTCTTTTGGGCAGTGATGGCACTGAACGCCCATTCCTTTGCAAACCAAAGGATGATCTTAGGAAAGATGCTCGTATGATGGAGTTCACTGCAATGATAAACCGTTTGTTATCAAAATATCCAGAAAGTCGTCGAAGGAAGCTTTATATTCGTACCTTTGCAGTAATTCCTCTAACTGAGGACTGTGGTATGGTGGAATGGGTACCTCATACTCGTGGCCTGCGGCATATACTCCAGGACATTTATATATCCTGTGGCAAATTTGATAGGCAGAAAACAAATCCCCAAATTAAACGGATCTATGATCAATGCCAAGGTAAAATGCCAGAAGATGAGATGTTGAAGACAAAGATCCTTTCCATGTTTCCCCCGGTATTTCACAAATGGTTCTTGACTACTTTTTCTGAGCCTGCTGCTTGGTTTCGGGCTCGAGTTGCCTATGCACACACTACGGCAGTTTGGTCCATGGTTGGACATATCGTAGGGCTGGGTGATCGACACGGGGAAAACATTCTCTTTGACTCTACAACAGGTGACTGCGTTCATGTTGATTTCAGTTGCCTGTTTGATAAAGGTTTGGAGTTGGAGAAGCCTGAGCTGGTGCCTTTCAGGTTGACCCAG AACATGATTGATGGCTTGGGGATCACTGGTTATGAGGGCATCTTCCTGAACTCTTGTGAAATTACACTTCAAGTGCTACGAACTCACAGGGAGACTTTAATGAGTGTTCTTGAAACATTCATTCATGATCCTCTCGTTGAGTGGACTAAAATTCACAAATCCAGTGGGGTAGAAGTTCAGAACCCACGTGCACAG CGAGCCATCAATAGTATTCAGGCAAGGTTGCAAGGAGTGGTGGTTGGGGTTGGGGCAGCACCATCTTTACCTTTAGGTGTAGAAGGCCAGGCACGGCGATTAATTGCTGAAGCCGTTTCACACACAAATCTTGGCAAGATGTATATATGGTGGATGCCATGGTTTTGA
- the LOC123214967 gene encoding mechanosensitive ion channel protein 8-like, translating into MSASGRSSNSSSSEESPSDPHRDVVIKMDGNGEVALDMDLEMDELKRNKNVNRDQVREPPRVSFGPNMVDKESVRRRHKDSPNEGYSNKSPGELGNEEVLRCTGNASFDKRNISIQKPPSLLMKAKTKSRLQDPTQEEIEISERLQKSDVLRSGMLQSNGPDDDDDPLWSEDLPDEYTKANFNAVTLLQWVSLFIIVALLICTLSIPYLKEKTVWNLELLKWELMVLVLICGRLLSGWGIRIGVFFLERNFLLRKRLLYFVYGVRKPVQNCLWLALVLLAWGKLFDDKIAKETDSQILHYITRILVCLLIGTLFWLVKTLMVKSLASSFHVSTYFERIQESLFNQYVIETLSGPPLIENQQTEEDLERTAEEVNKFQNAGAILPSDLREDALGKSGRRSLRGTSKSGKLAGVSSISIYHLHKLNHKNVSAWKMKRLVNMVLHGSLSTLDEQILDNRSTHEDESATEIRSEFEAKIAARKIFRNVARQGAKYIYLEDLLRFMQEEEALKTMSLFEGAAENKRISKSALKVWVVDSFRERRALALTLNDTKTAVKKLHSVVNIIVGTIIVIVWLVILQIATSQFLLFVSSQLVLVAFVFGNTCKTVFEALIFLFIIHPFDVGDRCEVDGVQMIVEEMNILTTVFLRHDNLKIIYPNSTLSQTPINNFYRSPDMMEVIEFCVHLTTPMETISIMKQKITSFVDGKKEHWYSSPTIILKDVRELNSVSIQVWLTHKMNLQNVVERYIRRSLFMEELVEIFKELDMEYRLYPIPINVHSMPTITSDRMPSTWASPKGAQEIK; encoded by the exons ATGTCCGCCAGTGGACGCAGTAGTAATTCCTCCAGCTCTGAAGAATCCCCTTCAGATCCTCATCGGGATGTTGTCATCAAAATGGACGGTAATGGCGAGGTTGCACTGGACATGGACTTGGAAATGGACGAGCTTAAACGGAATAAAAACGTTAACCGAGATCAGGTGAGAGAACCCCCCCGGGTTTCGTTTGGGCCGAATATGGTGGATAAAGAATCAGTTCGAAGACGACATAAAGATTCGCCGAACGAAGGTTATTCTAATAAAAGCCCTGGAGAGCTCGGTAACGAAGAGGTTTTAAGGTGCACCGGCAATGCATCGTTTGATAAGAGAAACATCTCGATTCAGAAACCCCCTAGTTTGTTGATGAAAGCAAAGACAAAATCACGGCTTCAAGATCCAACGCAAGAGGAGATCGAGATATCAGAGAGATTGCAGAAGTCAGATGTATTAAGATCCGGAATGTTACAGAGTAACGGgcctgatgatgatgatgatccgTTATGGAGCGAGGACTTGCCTGACGAATACACAAAGGCTAATTTTAATGCAGTCACTTTGCTTCAATGGgtgagtttatttataattgtagcTCTCTTGATTTGCACTCTATCGATTCCTTATTTGAAGGAAAAGACCGTGTGGAATCTTGAGCTATTGAAGTGGGAATTAATGGTACTAGTTTTGATTTGTGGTAGATTACTTTCTGGTTGGGGGATTCGTATAGGAGTGTTCTTTCTTGAAAGAAATTTTCTTCTACGCAAAAggcttttatattttgtttatgggGTTAGAAAACCAGTGCAAAATTGTTTATGGTTAGCACTTGTGCTACTCGCTTGGGgtaaattatttgatgataaaattGCCAAGGAAACTGATAGCCAAATTCTCCATTATATCACCAGAATCCTGGTGTGTCTTTTAATCGGGACTTTATTTTGGCTTGTGAAAACGTTAATGGTGAAGAGTCTTGCTTCGTCCTTCCATGTAAGCACATACTTTGAGAGGATTCAAGAGTCACTGTTTAATCAATATGTAATCGAAACGCTCTCCGGTCCACCATTGATTGAAAATCAACAAACTGAGGAAGATTTAGAGAGAACTGCAGAGGAGGTTAATAAGTTTCAAAATGCTGGGGCGATTTTGCCTTCTGATCTTAGAGAAGACGCTTTAGGCAAGAGTGGCCGGCGAAGTTTGAGGGGTACGTCTAAAAGTGGTAAATTGGCTGGAGTATCATCCATTTCAATCTACCATTTGCACAAACTTAACCATAAGAACGTTTCAGCCTGGAAAATGAAAAGGTTGGTGAACATGGTGCTCCATGGTTCACTCTCTACATTGGATGAGCAAATTCTGGATAATAGATCAACTCATGAGGATGAGTCTGCAACAGAAATCAGAAGCGAATTTGAGGCTAAAATTGCCGCCAGGAAGATTTTTCGCAATGTGGCTCGACAAGGGGCAAA GTACATCTACTTGGAAGATTTACTGCGCTTTATGCAAGAGGAGGAAGCGTTGAAGACGATGAGTCTCTTCGAGGGCGCAGCTGAAAACAAAAGAATCAGCAAATCTGCGCTCAAAGTTTGGGTG GTTGATTCTTTTAGAGAAAGAAGAGCGCTGGCGTTGACACTAAATGATACAAAGACGGCAGTGAAAAAGCTTCATAGCGTAGTGAATATAATAGTTGGAACTATTATAGTGATCGTTTGGCTTGTCATTCTTCAAATCGCCACCTCCCAGTTTCTGTTGTTTGTCAGCTCGCAGCTTGTGCTTGTTGCCTTCGTTTTTGGAAATACCTGCAAAACTGTTTTTGAAGCTCTTATCTTCTTGTTCATCATTCACCCATTTGATGTGGGTGATAGATGCGAGGTGGATGGAGTTCAG ATGATTGTGGAAGAGATGAACATTCTGACGACTGTTTTTCTGAGACATGACAACCTGAAAATAATTTACCCCAACAGTACTCTTTCCCAAACACCCATCAACAATTTCTATCGAAGCCCAGACATGATGGAAGTAATCGAGTTCTGCGTCCACCTTACAACTCCCATGGAAACAATCTCCAtcatgaaacaaaaaataacaag TTTTGTGGATGGGAAGAAGGAGCATTGGTATTCATCTCCAACGATTATATTGAAGGATGTGAGAGAGTTGAATAGTGTGTCGATACAAGTATGGTTAACCCACAAAATGAACCTTCAAAATGTAGTAGAGAGATATATAAGAAGATCCCTATTTATGGAAGAATTGGTGGAAATCTTTAAGGAACTTGACATGGAGTATCGATTGTATCCTATTCCGATCAACGTACATTCTATGCCGACTATCACCTCCGACCGAATGCCCTCTACTTGGGCATCTCCAAAAGGAGCTCAAGAAATTAAGTAG